From Permianibacter aggregans, a single genomic window includes:
- a CDS encoding Tll0287-like domain-containing protein, which translates to MKKPLIISIGVAALLGCSEQASKPSGIEPQRFTDAIHTVLEADRTIYTQKIVNRLTLEEKNIKASEHWQEEKALALPAQMFRMGAELVNEKNPGFSYALISEWAINKKNAARTEAEKQGMKAVVENPKKPFYTEEMLGDKKYFTAVYADVAIADACVQCHNEHKDSPRTDFKKGDVMGAVVIRVEQAK; encoded by the coding sequence ATGAAAAAACCATTGATCATTTCGATAGGCGTGGCCGCTCTGCTCGGCTGTTCGGAACAGGCCAGCAAGCCTTCCGGCATCGAGCCGCAACGCTTTACTGACGCCATTCATACGGTGCTGGAAGCCGACCGCACGATCTACACGCAAAAAATCGTCAATCGACTGACGCTGGAAGAAAAAAACATCAAGGCCAGCGAGCACTGGCAGGAAGAAAAAGCCTTGGCCCTACCCGCTCAGATGTTTCGGATGGGTGCGGAGCTCGTCAATGAGAAAAACCCCGGCTTTTCCTACGCGTTGATTTCCGAATGGGCGATCAATAAGAAAAATGCGGCGCGCACCGAAGCGGAGAAGCAAGGCATGAAAGCCGTCGTGGAGAACCCGAAGAAACCGTTCTATACCGAAGAAATGCTCGGCGATAAAAAATACTTTACGGCCGTGTATGCCGATGTCGCGATCGCCGATGCTTGTGTTCAATGTCACAACGAGCACAAAGACAGCCCACGGACCGACTTCAAAAAAGGCGATGTAATGGGCGCCGTGGTGATTCGTGTTGAGCAAGCGAAATAG
- a CDS encoding cytochrome c3 family protein produces MIAIFGWQWFTGEDKRLLQPGPLSYAHHQIELTCHSCHGDSFAGNAGIEQECKNCHASELKAMDDAHGQKKFSDPRNAAELAILDATKCLNCHQEHQPEFTRKMSVTQPVDYCVACHQEVFSERESHRNLAADTCTNAGCHNYHDASTLYENFLVAHLNEPAQLATTTRIARVIDHKPLLRADRMPTATEPLPAAMNAAHQQWQKSAHALGHANCADCHRDNDNWQVSIETCQGCHEGQVESFQQGHHGMRVAVGLPPLEVSMAKLPMHQDASDKVLNCHSCHQAHDYNTRKAEADACLGCHNDKHSKQWRASKHAELWQQNPDHGASCATCHMPRLVDKATGKISVEHNNSANLRPNDKMVKMVCMNCHGVEFALTALADPDQIDSNFSKAINASHSSMDFVRARQNEVSASSRPD; encoded by the coding sequence TTGATTGCCATTTTTGGCTGGCAGTGGTTTACCGGTGAAGATAAACGTCTGCTGCAACCTGGACCACTTAGCTACGCGCATCACCAGATTGAGCTGACTTGCCATAGCTGCCACGGCGACAGCTTTGCAGGGAATGCCGGCATCGAGCAGGAATGCAAGAATTGCCACGCCAGCGAGCTGAAAGCCATGGATGATGCCCACGGTCAGAAAAAATTTTCTGACCCCCGCAATGCGGCCGAACTGGCAATTTTGGATGCAACCAAATGCCTTAACTGCCATCAGGAACATCAACCGGAATTCACCCGAAAAATGAGCGTGACACAACCAGTCGATTACTGCGTCGCCTGTCACCAGGAAGTATTTTCCGAACGCGAAAGCCACAGAAATCTGGCCGCCGATACCTGCACCAATGCCGGTTGCCACAACTACCATGATGCTTCAACGCTGTATGAAAATTTTCTGGTCGCGCATCTGAACGAACCGGCACAGTTAGCAACCACGACACGAATTGCACGAGTAATTGACCATAAACCACTGCTGCGTGCCGATCGAATGCCGACCGCAACTGAGCCTTTACCGGCGGCAATGAACGCCGCGCATCAGCAGTGGCAAAAGTCTGCCCATGCCTTGGGTCATGCCAACTGCGCCGACTGCCATCGCGATAACGATAACTGGCAAGTTAGCATCGAAACCTGTCAGGGCTGTCATGAAGGGCAAGTGGAAAGCTTTCAACAAGGGCATCACGGAATGCGCGTGGCAGTGGGGTTGCCGCCGCTTGAAGTCAGCATGGCGAAGTTGCCGATGCATCAGGATGCAAGTGATAAAGTCCTGAATTGTCATAGTTGCCATCAGGCACATGATTACAACACGCGCAAGGCTGAAGCTGACGCGTGTTTAGGTTGCCACAATGACAAACATAGCAAGCAGTGGCGCGCATCGAAACATGCGGAACTATGGCAGCAAAACCCTGACCATGGCGCCAGCTGTGCCACCTGCCATATGCCCCGCTTGGTTGATAAAGCAACAGGCAAGATTAGCGTCGAACACAACAATAGTGCCAACCTTCGCCCCAACGACAAAATGGTGAAAATGGTTTGTATGAATTGTCATGGCGTTGAGTTTGCATTGACTGCGCTGGCTGATCCGGATCAGATCGATAGCAACTTCAGCAAAGCCATCAACGCCTCACATTCAAGCATGGATTTCGTTCGAGCGAGACAAAACGAAGTATCCGCATCATCAAGGCCGGATTAG
- a CDS encoding FAD-dependent oxidoreductase has translation MRDSRVNTAQATTASPTAWHLLQEQLDSLMPDAAVPAALSENLTHPLVVIGAGPTAQALVTRLNHLQPGQPVIVINGEPFMPYNRAQISASIAEGRALQQLASHWQAVSSPNVHTLQNVQAVRIDRKQKTLVLSNGQTLRYDKLVLATGSTPARVPLLQEDHDRIIDFRDLNDIARIAALNPQRILVVGGGLLGIESARAVRPFCQHVTILERFPHVLPRQLDETAAKHLTTYLLELGIHVRTGCQMLHVHRDTDQLQVEFADQSTLSADLIISATGIKPRIDLAEESGLATERGIVVNDQFQTNDPDIYAIGECCEQHQTLIGSLGPCLKHAQQLSSILCDESAQSNSASDIFQLKIGQRTVVSIGNSKPLDNIRHVYVGERGQYRRLIVEDNCLVGAILFDQANTDFSGFAAAIEARRELSEADLDFFRENGRLRAENTVHCDRVICFCANVTEQRLQHLRAQQLPTAEIIRITGASTHCGSCAPRVAEALGSRSSSRQQIIAVSAAILVVTFLLAAMTNLSLPYADSWQSPWRAIDQFWRSSQLRQYSGYLMLTVLLSSFVWGYWRRAQRLRSAQQKRSVSVHMLLAIAALTLWYLHTGGRIGYGINQLLFWLFAVTMLLGSVAGIFWMRAARTESTQKQARWLRAVHWSALFPLPALLLIHLLKFYYF, from the coding sequence ATGCGCGATTCCCGAGTGAATACAGCACAGGCCACGACGGCATCGCCAACGGCATGGCATCTACTGCAGGAGCAACTGGACAGCCTTATGCCTGATGCCGCCGTACCCGCGGCGTTGAGCGAAAACCTGACTCACCCGTTGGTGGTCATTGGCGCTGGCCCGACGGCGCAGGCACTGGTTACACGACTGAATCATCTGCAGCCCGGTCAACCCGTTATCGTCATCAACGGCGAGCCGTTCATGCCCTACAATCGGGCGCAAATCAGTGCCTCGATTGCCGAAGGCAGAGCGCTGCAGCAACTGGCCAGTCACTGGCAGGCTGTCAGCTCGCCCAATGTTCACACGCTGCAGAATGTGCAAGCGGTGCGAATCGATCGCAAGCAGAAAACACTTGTGCTCTCAAACGGGCAAACCCTGCGCTACGACAAACTCGTCCTGGCCACCGGTTCCACACCGGCGCGGGTGCCGTTATTGCAAGAAGACCATGATCGCATCATCGATTTTCGCGATCTGAACGACATCGCCCGTATTGCCGCGCTGAATCCGCAACGCATTCTGGTCGTCGGTGGCGGTTTGCTCGGTATCGAATCGGCGCGCGCGGTGCGACCATTCTGCCAACACGTGACGATACTGGAGCGATTTCCGCATGTGTTGCCCCGTCAGCTCGACGAAACAGCGGCAAAGCATTTGACGACCTATTTGCTGGAGCTGGGCATTCATGTAAGAACTGGATGCCAGATGCTGCACGTGCATCGTGACACCGATCAATTGCAAGTCGAATTCGCCGACCAAAGTACGCTGAGCGCGGATTTGATCATCAGTGCCACCGGTATCAAACCGCGTATCGATTTGGCCGAGGAGTCGGGCCTGGCAACCGAACGCGGTATTGTCGTCAACGACCAGTTCCAGACCAACGACCCGGACATTTACGCGATTGGCGAATGTTGTGAACAGCATCAAACGCTCATTGGTAGCCTTGGCCCCTGCCTGAAACATGCCCAGCAGCTGAGCAGCATACTTTGCGACGAATCTGCGCAATCAAACTCCGCCAGCGATATTTTTCAGTTGAAAATTGGGCAGCGCACGGTGGTGTCAATCGGCAACAGTAAACCGCTGGATAACATCCGTCATGTTTATGTTGGCGAACGAGGCCAGTATCGCCGGCTTATTGTCGAGGATAATTGCCTGGTCGGCGCCATATTGTTTGATCAGGCCAACACCGACTTTTCCGGATTCGCCGCGGCCATCGAAGCGCGCCGAGAGCTATCCGAAGCAGACCTTGACTTCTTCCGTGAGAATGGCCGGCTGCGTGCGGAAAACACCGTTCACTGCGATCGCGTCATTTGCTTTTGCGCCAATGTCACCGAGCAAAGACTGCAGCATTTGCGTGCGCAACAATTACCGACCGCAGAAATCATTCGCATCACCGGTGCCAGTACCCATTGCGGCTCCTGTGCGCCGCGCGTAGCTGAAGCACTTGGCAGCCGTTCTTCATCACGCCAGCAAATCATTGCCGTGTCTGCCGCGATCCTTGTCGTCACATTTTTGCTAGCGGCAATGACCAATCTGTCATTGCCATACGCGGATTCGTGGCAATCGCCCTGGCGCGCTATTGATCAATTCTGGCGCAGCAGCCAACTGCGGCAGTACAGCGGTTACCTGATGTTGACGGTATTACTCAGCAGTTTTGTCTGGGGATATTGGCGGCGCGCTCAGCGTTTGCGCTCTGCGCAACAAAAACGTTCGGTCAGTGTCCACATGCTGCTAGCCATTGCGGCCCTGACACTCTGGTATCTGCATACCGGTGGGCGCATTGGTTATGGCATCAATCAATTACTGTTCTGGCTGTTTGCCGTGACGATGTTGCTCGGCAGCGTCGCCGGTATATTCTGGATGCGCGCTGCGCGCACGGAGTCCACTCAAAAGCAAGCGCGATGGTTGCGTGCGGTGCACTGGTCAGCGCTATTTCCATTACCGGCATTACTCCTTATCCATCTACTTAAATTCTATTACTTTTAA
- a CDS encoding hemerythrin domain-containing protein encodes MARIFNLFGDSKKVQEPVEQKPAISIPDTRRQAPAQTISYEADLISHLKGDHVRLVNQFTSLMPALKSGDIKGFKAKLSAFKTDFQGHIIKENVKFYVYLEQSLAGDETNLELMRDFRREMNTISRAVVNFCNRYAEDSMDATGIANFQRESNDIAQALLRRIEREERDLYTLYN; translated from the coding sequence GTGGCCCGTATTTTCAATTTGTTTGGTGACAGCAAAAAAGTGCAGGAACCTGTTGAGCAGAAACCTGCTATCAGCATTCCTGATACTCGCCGGCAAGCGCCGGCACAGACGATTAGCTATGAAGCCGATTTGATTAGCCATTTGAAAGGCGATCACGTCCGGCTCGTCAATCAGTTCACTTCCCTGATGCCGGCGCTGAAAAGCGGCGACATCAAGGGCTTCAAAGCCAAACTTTCGGCATTCAAAACGGATTTTCAGGGCCATATCATCAAAGAGAACGTCAAGTTCTATGTCTATCTGGAGCAGTCGCTGGCCGGCGATGAAACCAATCTGGAATTGATGCGGGACTTTCGTCGTGAAATGAACACCATCAGTCGTGCGGTGGTGAATTTTTGCAACCGCTACGCGGAAGATTCGATGGACGCCACCGGCATTGCCAATTTTCAGCGCGAATCCAACGATATTGCCCAGGCTCTGCTGCGCCGTATCGAGCGGGAAGAACGCGATTTGTACACGCTTTACAATTGA
- the metH gene encoding methionine synthase, whose product MVEARNKRLQRFQRDIGKRILILDGAMGTMIQTHKLKEADYRGSRFADYPLDVAGNNDLLCLTQPDLIRSIHEAYLDAGADIIETNSFNATRISMADYQMQQLAFELNLASAQLARAAADRFSALTPDKPRYVAGVLGPTSRTCSISPDVNDPGARNVTFDQLVENYLESTDGLVKGGADFILIETIFDTLNAKAAVFAVQQYFEREGFTLPTMISGTITDASGRTLSGQTTEAFYNSLMHAKPISIGLNCALGAKELRPYVKELARVAHCHVSAHPNAGLPNAFGEYDETPEQMVEVVEEFAASGFVNIIGGCCGTTPAHIRALAEAMAKHPPRVLPELPSATRLSGLEPFNIRSDSLFVNVGERCNVTGSARFKRLILEDKFSEALSVALDQVENGAQVIDINMDEAMLDAKASMVRFCNLIAGEPDIARVPIMLDSSKWEVIEAGLKCVQGKAIVNSISLKEGEQEFLDKARLCMRYGAAVVIMAFDEKGQADTFERKIQICERSYRLLIDKLSFTPEDIIFDPNIFAIATGIEEHNNYAQDFIRATQWIRENLPGAGVSGGVSNVSFSFRGNDAVREAIHSVFLYHAIKAGMTMGIVNAGQLAVYDELPPELKQRVEDVVLNRHEHATEALLEIADKYRSGGGSAEKKEDLAWRQWPVVKRLEHALVKGINSFIEQDTEEARQQSARPLDVIEGPLMAGMNVVGDLFGAGKMFLPQVVKSARVMKQSVAYLQPFIEAEKTESSKPNGKMVIATVKGDVHDIGKNIVAVVLQCNNYEVIDLGVMVPCEKILQVAVEQNCDLIGLSGLITPSLDEMVTIAREMQRQRINKPLLIGGATTSKAHTAVKIDPQYSLNQVVYVPDASRAVGVASALLSDSQRPDFVANVKAEYEAVRERHANKQVRGTLRSYEQATAHKPAFDWANYTPPKPTFTGIKVFDDYPLEELIETIDWTPFFITWDLAGKYPQILEDDVVGEAATQLFADAKAMLKQIVEEKWLQARAVLGFWPANCEQADDIQVYRDEMREQSIAVLHHLRQQHLKAGIEAPHLSLADFVAPKASGKEDYVGGFVVTAGIGVDERAKAFEAKGDDYSSIMLKALADRLAESFAEHLHKRVRKEFWAYAPDEQLDNEALIRERYRGIRPAPGYPACPDHTEKRTLFTLLNASEKIGVELTEHFAMYPTAAVAGWYFSHPESQYFQISQVQKDQIESLAERKRCTVQELERWLSPVLGYEP is encoded by the coding sequence ATTGTTGAGGCGCGCAACAAACGCCTGCAACGGTTTCAGCGTGACATCGGAAAACGGATTTTGATCCTCGACGGTGCCATGGGCACGATGATTCAGACCCACAAGCTGAAAGAGGCCGACTATCGTGGCAGCCGTTTTGCCGACTATCCGCTCGATGTTGCCGGCAACAATGACCTGCTCTGTCTGACCCAGCCGGATCTGATTCGCAGCATCCATGAAGCTTATCTGGATGCCGGCGCCGACATCATTGAAACCAACAGCTTCAACGCCACGCGCATTTCGATGGCCGATTACCAGATGCAGCAGTTGGCGTTTGAACTGAACCTGGCTTCGGCGCAGTTAGCGCGCGCCGCCGCCGACCGGTTCAGCGCTTTGACGCCCGACAAACCGCGTTATGTCGCTGGCGTGCTCGGACCAACTTCTCGCACCTGTTCAATTTCTCCGGACGTCAACGATCCGGGTGCACGCAATGTCACGTTTGATCAGCTGGTCGAGAATTATCTGGAAAGCACCGATGGTCTGGTCAAAGGTGGCGCCGATTTCATTTTGATCGAAACCATTTTCGATACCCTGAATGCCAAAGCCGCGGTGTTCGCGGTTCAGCAGTATTTCGAGCGCGAAGGCTTTACGTTGCCGACCATGATTTCCGGCACGATTACCGACGCCTCCGGTCGCACGCTGTCCGGACAAACCACCGAGGCGTTCTACAACTCGCTGATGCACGCCAAGCCGATTTCCATCGGTCTTAATTGCGCACTCGGCGCCAAAGAACTTCGGCCCTATGTCAAAGAGCTTGCACGCGTCGCTCACTGCCATGTTTCGGCGCATCCGAACGCCGGTTTGCCGAACGCGTTTGGCGAATACGATGAAACACCGGAGCAGATGGTTGAAGTGGTCGAGGAATTTGCTGCCAGCGGTTTCGTCAACATCATCGGCGGTTGCTGTGGCACGACGCCCGCACATATTCGCGCACTGGCCGAAGCCATGGCAAAGCATCCGCCGCGTGTCTTGCCGGAACTGCCATCAGCGACCCGCTTAAGTGGTTTGGAGCCATTCAATATCCGCAGCGACTCGCTGTTCGTCAATGTTGGCGAACGCTGCAACGTGACCGGATCAGCGCGTTTCAAACGACTGATTCTTGAGGACAAGTTCAGCGAAGCATTGAGCGTGGCACTCGACCAGGTTGAAAACGGCGCGCAAGTCATCGACATCAACATGGACGAAGCGATGCTCGATGCCAAAGCGTCGATGGTTCGCTTCTGCAATTTGATCGCTGGTGAACCGGATATCGCTCGCGTGCCGATCATGCTCGACTCTTCGAAATGGGAGGTGATCGAAGCCGGCTTGAAGTGCGTGCAGGGCAAAGCAATAGTTAACTCAATCAGCCTGAAGGAAGGCGAACAGGAGTTTCTTGATAAAGCGCGGCTTTGCATGCGCTATGGTGCCGCCGTCGTGATCATGGCCTTCGATGAAAAAGGCCAGGCTGACACGTTCGAGCGCAAGATTCAGATTTGCGAGCGCTCCTATCGACTGTTGATCGACAAGCTCAGCTTCACGCCGGAAGACATTATTTTCGACCCGAATATTTTCGCTATTGCCACCGGCATTGAAGAGCACAACAACTACGCCCAGGACTTTATCCGCGCGACCCAGTGGATTAGAGAAAATCTTCCAGGCGCCGGTGTTTCCGGCGGCGTATCGAACGTGTCATTTTCGTTTCGCGGCAATGATGCCGTCCGCGAAGCGATTCACTCAGTATTCCTGTATCACGCGATCAAAGCCGGCATGACGATGGGCATCGTCAACGCCGGCCAATTGGCTGTCTATGATGAACTGCCGCCGGAACTGAAACAGCGTGTTGAAGATGTCGTGCTGAATCGTCATGAGCATGCCACTGAAGCGCTACTGGAAATCGCCGATAAGTATCGCAGCGGCGGCGGTAGCGCTGAGAAAAAAGAAGATTTGGCTTGGCGCCAATGGCCAGTCGTCAAGCGGCTGGAACATGCACTGGTCAAGGGTATCAACAGCTTTATCGAACAAGACACCGAAGAGGCGCGGCAACAATCGGCCAGACCGCTGGATGTCATTGAAGGACCGTTGATGGCAGGCATGAATGTCGTTGGCGATTTGTTCGGTGCCGGCAAGATGTTTTTGCCGCAGGTGGTCAAATCCGCGCGAGTAATGAAACAATCGGTCGCTTATTTGCAACCGTTTATTGAAGCCGAAAAAACCGAAAGCTCGAAACCGAATGGCAAGATGGTCATCGCCACGGTCAAAGGCGATGTCCATGATATCGGCAAAAACATTGTTGCCGTCGTGTTGCAATGTAATAACTATGAAGTGATCGATCTGGGCGTCATGGTTCCCTGCGAGAAAATTCTGCAAGTGGCCGTCGAGCAGAACTGCGACTTGATCGGACTCTCAGGCTTGATCACGCCATCGCTGGATGAAATGGTCACCATCGCCCGGGAAATGCAGCGCCAAAGAATCAATAAGCCATTACTGATTGGCGGCGCCACGACATCAAAAGCCCATACAGCAGTCAAAATCGACCCGCAGTACTCATTGAATCAGGTGGTCTATGTTCCAGATGCGTCGCGAGCCGTCGGCGTCGCCAGCGCCCTGCTCTCTGACAGCCAGCGACCGGATTTTGTCGCCAATGTCAAAGCCGAGTACGAAGCCGTGCGCGAGCGCCACGCCAATAAGCAGGTACGTGGCACACTGCGCAGCTACGAGCAAGCGACTGCTCATAAGCCGGCATTTGACTGGGCTAACTACACACCACCAAAACCGACTTTCACCGGCATCAAGGTATTCGACGATTACCCGCTGGAAGAACTCATCGAGACGATCGATTGGACGCCGTTTTTTATCACCTGGGATTTGGCGGGAAAGTATCCGCAGATTCTTGAAGACGACGTCGTTGGCGAAGCGGCAACACAGCTATTTGCCGATGCCAAAGCGATGCTGAAGCAAATCGTCGAGGAAAAATGGCTGCAGGCGCGTGCTGTGTTGGGTTTTTGGCCGGCCAATTGCGAACAGGCTGATGACATCCAGGTTTATCGCGACGAAATGCGCGAACAATCCATCGCCGTGTTGCATCATCTGCGGCAACAACACCTGAAAGCCGGTATCGAAGCGCCGCATTTATCGCTGGCTGATTTCGTTGCGCCGAAAGCCAGTGGCAAAGAAGATTATGTCGGCGGCTTTGTCGTTACTGCCGGCATCGGTGTGGATGAGCGCGCAAAAGCCTTTGAAGCCAAAGGCGATGATTACAGCAGCATCATGCTGAAAGCCTTGGCGGATCGCCTGGCCGAATCCTTTGCAGAACACTTGCATAAACGCGTGCGCAAGGAGTTCTGGGCCTATGCGCCGGATGAACAGCTCGATAATGAAGCCTTGATCCGCGAACGCTATCGCGGCATACGCCCTGCACCAGGGTATCCGGCCTGCCCCGATCACACCGAGAAACGCACGCTGTTTACGCTACTGAACGCCAGCGAAAAAATTGGTGTTGAGCTGACCGAACATTTTGCGATGTATCCGACGGCGGCGGTTGCAGGCTGGTACTTCTCTCATCCCGAATCGCAGTATTTTCAGATTAGCCAGGTTCAGAAAGATCAGATTGAAAGCCTGGCCGAACGCAAACGCTGTACAGTGCAAGAGCTGGAGCGCTGGTTAAGCCCTGTGCTAGGTTACGAACCGTAA
- a CDS encoding TonB-dependent receptor produces MKSLFLTLAGPALLLAGTALADQTESIVEHMVVTGARLPQSPEQVPADIQVIDAEMIADSGAQTLAQVLNGLAGIQIQDNIGNMRRGVSISLRGFGENGVNNVLVLVNGHKLNNPSLAGPDLSVVPLRDIERIEILHGSASSLYGDQASGGVINIITRQVNEQALLLSAARGSDDLERYYASIDQRLGEQFAVRAAVDVEHADNYRDNNNSDRERGLLHLNFHNGWFSGFAEWQQDDDRLRLPGALSESQIRDDRRQAGTPGQYSNRETTLQRLAGRFVMNDRQQLHLDLAQREEEGSGEIFGSMFTTLTEVRTLQPKWTGQWPLTHGELLLTAGADIERTEYQSDYGFGATSFSQDTDDLYAQISAPLSKDFRTVIAGRRSEFSLSDQQGGQAIDDQLSVFRLGFNYQLDAHWRSYLRFDQGFRWPNADENGFIPASLTSLTPQESETVDFGVEYQQQHLRLTLGLFSMDVENEIVFDPLADGPWGPGTGANINLPASERQGANVSVRWQATDALDLHWHYRHTDAELSSAPFAGNEVPLAAERVSNAVIRYAFSEQWSLYADAVYTGPRYRAGDNSNVSELLGGYTVFNASLRWQLRNWQWQLRVNNLSDKRYNGYSGGLSPFAFAYPAALAQYALSVEYRQ; encoded by the coding sequence TTGAAATCCCTGTTTTTAACGCTGGCAGGACCAGCCCTGTTATTGGCTGGTACCGCGCTCGCTGATCAGACTGAATCAATCGTTGAGCACATGGTGGTTACCGGCGCCCGTTTGCCGCAGTCGCCGGAGCAAGTGCCTGCCGATATTCAGGTTATTGATGCCGAAATGATCGCCGACAGTGGTGCCCAAACGCTGGCCCAAGTGCTGAACGGTCTGGCCGGTATTCAGATCCAGGACAACATCGGCAATATGCGCCGCGGTGTCAGCATCAGCCTCCGCGGCTTTGGTGAGAATGGTGTCAACAACGTGTTGGTGTTGGTCAACGGCCACAAGTTGAATAACCCTTCATTGGCCGGCCCCGACTTGAGTGTCGTGCCGCTACGCGATATCGAGCGTATCGAGATTTTGCATGGCAGTGCCAGCAGCCTTTATGGCGACCAGGCCAGCGGCGGTGTGATCAATATCATCACGCGCCAGGTCAATGAGCAGGCTTTGCTGCTCAGCGCGGCACGTGGGTCTGATGATTTGGAACGCTATTACGCCAGTATCGATCAGCGCCTTGGCGAACAATTTGCTGTGCGCGCTGCGGTTGATGTCGAACACGCCGACAATTACCGCGATAACAATAACAGCGATCGCGAACGAGGCTTGCTGCATCTGAACTTTCACAACGGCTGGTTCAGCGGTTTTGCCGAATGGCAGCAGGATGACGACCGTTTGCGTCTACCCGGCGCTTTGAGTGAAAGTCAGATTCGTGATGACCGGCGCCAGGCCGGTACGCCCGGTCAATACAGCAATCGCGAAACAACACTGCAACGCCTTGCTGGTCGCTTTGTCATGAATGATCGTCAGCAATTGCATCTGGACTTGGCACAGCGCGAAGAAGAAGGTAGCGGAGAAATTTTCGGCAGTATGTTTACGACGTTGACGGAGGTTCGCACGCTGCAACCGAAATGGACCGGGCAGTGGCCGCTAACACACGGTGAGCTATTGTTGACCGCCGGCGCTGACATTGAGCGTACCGAATACCAATCCGACTACGGCTTCGGTGCGACGAGTTTTTCGCAGGATACCGATGATCTCTATGCCCAGATTTCGGCGCCATTGTCCAAGGATTTTCGTACCGTCATCGCCGGGCGCCGCAGTGAGTTCAGCCTGAGTGATCAGCAAGGTGGTCAGGCAATTGATGACCAGCTGTCGGTGTTTCGGTTGGGTTTCAATTATCAACTGGACGCTCACTGGCGCAGTTATCTGCGATTCGATCAGGGTTTTCGTTGGCCGAACGCCGACGAGAATGGCTTTATTCCCGCCAGTTTGACCTCACTGACACCGCAAGAATCGGAAACCGTGGATTTCGGAGTTGAGTATCAGCAGCAACACCTGAGGCTGACGCTGGGCTTGTTCAGCATGGATGTCGAAAACGAAATCGTTTTCGATCCATTGGCTGATGGCCCTTGGGGTCCGGGCACCGGTGCCAACATCAATCTGCCGGCATCAGAGCGACAGGGGGCCAATGTCTCTGTGCGGTGGCAAGCCACCGATGCACTGGATCTTCACTGGCATTATCGTCATACCGATGCCGAGCTCAGCAGTGCGCCGTTCGCCGGCAATGAGGTGCCCCTTGCGGCCGAGCGTGTCAGCAACGCCGTGATTCGCTATGCGTTCAGTGAGCAATGGTCGCTTTACGCCGACGCCGTTTATACCGGTCCACGCTACCGCGCTGGCGACAATAGCAACGTTTCGGAGCTGCTTGGCGGTTACACCGTTTTCAACGCGTCGCTGCGCTGGCAATTGCGTAACTGGCAGTGGCAGTTACGCGTCAACAATCTCAGTGACAAACGCTACAACGGCTACAGTGGTGGTTTGTCGCCATTTGCTTTTGCCTATCCGGCGGCGCTGGCGCAGTATGCACTCAGCGTAGAATATCGTCAGTAA
- the cobO gene encoding cob(I)yrinic acid a,c-diamide adenosyltransferase, giving the protein MSESANDKHQRVMKKLKAGVDQAIADARDERSVVVLLTGDGKGKSSSAFGMVMRALGYGQRVAVVQFIKGQQLSGEEIYLRTQHPELPFYQMGTGFTWDTQNPDSDIAAAERTWAVALEHLQNPELDLLVLDELTYMLGFRYLDEQLVLNAIRDRRPQLSVVVTGRGGGSALRELADTVAEIQDVKHAFRNGVMARKGVDY; this is encoded by the coding sequence ATGAGCGAATCCGCCAACGACAAACATCAGCGCGTTATGAAAAAACTGAAGGCCGGTGTCGATCAGGCGATTGCCGATGCCCGCGATGAGCGCTCCGTAGTGGTGCTGTTGACCGGCGATGGCAAAGGCAAAAGCAGCTCGGCATTCGGCATGGTCATGCGTGCGCTCGGTTACGGCCAACGCGTCGCGGTGGTGCAGTTCATCAAAGGCCAACAATTGTCCGGCGAAGAGATTTATCTGCGAACGCAGCATCCGGAGCTGCCGTTCTATCAGATGGGCACCGGTTTCACCTGGGACACGCAGAACCCCGACAGCGATATCGCTGCGGCCGAGCGGACCTGGGCGGTTGCGCTTGAGCATTTGCAGAATCCTGAGCTGGATTTGCTGGTTCTCGATGAACTGACTTATATGCTCGGTTTTCGCTATCTCGATGAACAACTGGTGTTGAACGCCATTCGTGATCGCCGCCCGCAGCTTTCTGTTGTCGTTACCGGACGCGGCGGCGGCAGCGCGTTGCGCGAACTGGCAGATACCGTTGCCGAGATTCAGGACGTCAAGCACGCGTTTCGAAACGGGGTCATGGCCAGGAAAGGCGTAGATTACTGA